A genomic stretch from Apodemus sylvaticus chromosome 12, mApoSyl1.1, whole genome shotgun sequence includes:
- the Apobec4 gene encoding putative C->U-editing enzyme APOBEC-4 yields the protein MEPLYEEYLTRGGTIVKPYYWLSFSLECANCPYHIRTGEEARVPYTEFHQTFGFPWSTYPHTKHLTFYELRSSSENLIQKGLASNCTGSRNHPESMLFEKNGYLDAVIFHNSKVRHIILYSNNSPCDEAKHCCISKMYNFLMNYPEVTLRVFFSQLYHTEYQSPISAWNREALRGLASLWPQVSLSPISGGLWHSILDKFVSGTSGSSVLQPFMAGRILADRYNAYEINSITGVRPYFMDALQSPQKENQNRKAWAALENQPLNNAAPAQWQPKVSQYPRTPAVFELVPYRGDLPPIQAGPNPRKPRTMVKHLNRSQLSSKVKDLRKPPSGSPVEETEAKKAPASSEEAHKKNKSKKKKQTLVIKPKSCRLLER from the coding sequence ATGGAGCCGCTGTATGAGGAGTATCTAACCCGAGGCGGAACAATAGTCAAGCCTTACTACTGGCTCAGCTTCTCCCTAGAGTGCGCTAACTGCCCGTACCACATTCGAACAGGCGAGGAAGCGAGAGTTCCCTACACAGAATTTCATCAGACTTTTGGATTCCCATGGTCAACATACCCTCACACAAAACACCTCACATTTTACGAGCTGAGAAGTTCCTCGGAGAACCTGATACAGAAGGGTCTTGCCAGCAACTGCACCGGGAGTCGCAACCACCCAGAATCAATGCTGTTTGAGAAGAACGGTTACCTTGACGCAGTCATATTCCATAACAGCAAGGTTAGACATATCATTCTGTATTCCAACAACTCCCCCTGTGATGAGGCTAAGCACTGCTGCATCAGCAAAATGTACAACTTCCTGATGAACTATCCAGAAGTCACCCTTagagttttcttttctcagctctaTCATACTGAGTACCAGTCTCCGATCTCAGCATGGAACCGTGAGGCTCTCCGGGGCCTGGCCAGCTTATGGCCCCAAGTCTCTTTGAGTCCAATAAGTGGTGGCCTTTGGCATTCTATTCTTGACAAGTTTGTTAGTGGAACCTCTGGATCATCTGTTCTACAGCCCTTTATGGCTGGGAGAATCCTGGCCGACAGGTATAATGCTTATGAAATCAACTCCATCACAGGAGTGAGGCCTTACTTTATGGATGCTCTTCAGAGCCCACAAAAAGAGAATCAGAACCGAAAAGCCTGGGCAGCGTTGGAAAACCAACCCTTAAACAATGCCGCTCCCGCACAGTGGCAACCCAAGGTGAGTCAGTACCCCAGGACCCCCGCTGTTTTCGAGCTGGTGCCTTACAGAGGAGATCTACCTCCAATCCAAGCGGGTCCAAACCCACGGAAACCCAGGACGATGGTAAAGCACTTGAACAGGAGTCAACTGTCATCCAAGGTCAAAGACCTAAGGAAACCGCCCTCGGGCAGCCCAGTGGAGGAGACGGAAGCCAAGAAGGCGCCTGCAAGTAGCGAAGAGGCgcacaaaaagaacaaaagcaaaaagaagaaacagactcTGGTTATCAAGCCAAAGAGTTGCCGTTTGCTGGAgaggtaa